In Sesamum indicum cultivar Zhongzhi No. 13 linkage group LG1, S_indicum_v1.0, whole genome shotgun sequence, the sequence tattgcaattataattttgacttCAAATATATCAAGCTAGCTAGTTGCAATTTTTGGCTCTGCCTTGTGTCCACATTTAACTAACATGGAAATGTATAATCATCAAATAATGGATAGGATGTAATTTCCATGGAAATGCATGTATGCAACTTCtgtatattgtgtttttcatGTAAAATGTAGCGATTGATTCTGTAAATGCATGCTCACTGTAAgaaatatagataattaaaaataaataattgtagtaAATAGTCATTGATTACAACAATACACATAATACTTGTTGGACgtgatttttaaaagtgtgattaaagtatttattatgacaaataatCTTGCCATTATGAATGAATTcgatttttgtattaattttattaattaaatcataactagtaataattatttatctcgatttttttaaattcataatcattaaaatataaataataataataaattttgttgtagCGGTGACGACGGAGAAGGttgaagtatatataaaagcaagtgaaatttacattattaatatgGAACCGTCCTAAAAAGCTacagtctctctctctcataatTCACCTAGCTGGTCGCATCCTTGACACGACATACAGAGGAACATTGTGTGTGAGTGGGTGAGCGTTTCTATCACTTGAACTTGGTTTATGACATGAGATGAGAGGTCTGTGGTGCTATGAAGCCACAGCTACCTGGATCTCCCCTTCTGTAATTGGTCGGAAACCAACTCGCTTCTGcaacacacaaatatataagtgATTAAATAAACTGAAAACTCTTTTGAGGAGTTGTCTGAAAAAGAGGTCTTCGGCATCCTCCCCTTTACAGATTGCAACTAAAATTCTACTGTCTTGGATATGTATGTACCCTAACCCCCCAATCCAATTCATCACATCTTACAGGATTCAAAAGCATAACACATGTTTTAATGATCACTTAGACAATGCATCAACTATTGAAAAGCCAACATAATTTGACTATGACatggtcaaaattaattgttagaaCTTCTTGGCCCTTTTGTTTagcaaaatagaaaaagaatttccCTAACTATATGTCtccaactattttatttattatacaagTTTGAACTTAtcattttactattattatctctttttttttttcaatttttatttttaaagtttaataTTTGCGTGTCGAATTTTTGTAAGCAAAAGCACATGGAAATGATACGTCAAAGCCACTAAACATGCCATGAAAAAAGGACAAATGTTGGaggaaattaaattaaattaaaaaaatattaaactaacCTCACGGGGCTTGATGCCTCGTTTGAAGTCCACACCATTATCACCCTTCCAATGCATATGCACGTTCGGCGCCGCCGCTTCCCCGCCGCCTTTTTTCATGCAAAGGCTCACAATTTTTTCCGCCACCTCAGCTCCATCCTTGCTATCCGCCATCAACCTCTCCACCTCCGCCTTCGGCAGCCTCATCCTCACTCTTACTCCTCCACCTCCTCCTTCTGAACCCCCTTTCTTCTCCTCCTCCGACGCCATGCTCGCCGGCTTCATGATGGACAAATCCGAAGCCGACCGCCGCGCCAGCATCAGGCTCTCGAGTCGGTCCTTTGCGCTCATTTGGATTCCCGATCGCACCCTCCTGGCTCCCTTCTCTTCCGGGAACTTGGGCAGTTCGACGAGGAAATAGAGCCGTTTGGGCTTCAGCTCCTGCTGCGGCTCCAACGGCTTGGCTCGCACTCCATAATGCTTCACCGCCTCCGACTCCAGCAAAACATGACCCGGATGGCTCTCCACCACCGACCCGGCACGAACAGGAGTCTTTAACTTGAAAGTTTCGCCATTGATTTTCATCACTTTCGCACTCTTTTTTCCTCCCAAACTGTTTCccattttacaaaatattttctgagttattttgttgaatttttcttcGCAACAAAAGCtttaatgagaaaattacGTAAGGTGATGGGGTTTGAGAGATAGAGAAGTGCAGGTTTTATGATGGGGTTATTTGTTAGGGGTTATGGGTATAGAAGTATATATGTGGGGTCAAAGAAAGAGtgcaaattttgaaaaatagggAGCTACTTCGACAAAGATCAAGAAGTTTGTGACCATTTCACGATCCAATCTATAGAATTTGTTGAGTGCTATTTGTTTGGTGAGAAATTTTTACTCATACACGATTTTTATCATATCTgaattaattatctaaaacgtgtaataataaatttatttaataattaaattatattacaaatatatcattttttctaCATAACTGATTTagttcaatcaaatttaatttgaataaacatCTTCCCTTTGGTTGATTTTCAATAAGATTTCAATGCTTGTATGCATGGCAACAACCATGCTATATTGGGAGGGTGGGGACAAGGATTAGTTGTTATTTaattctctctaaaaattcaagaattgggaaatattttgtaggtataatattaattaccaTAAAGTATTTGTTACGTATTCTTATAAATCACGTTAACTTAcgcaaaattataattagcattgtctatatatatgtttgataaTGTGAACATagataacaaatatataagttattaGTAATCAATATGGTAGTTTGAGGTTAATAAGTTGGACATGAAGGATAAGAATAAGTAGGTATTGGTTAATTTATACCAAAATCATgtgaaaaaaagttgaaacaaACATGTGAGTGAGAAAAGAATGAAGATGAGGATGATAGCAACATATATAGAAGAGAAGTTTAGAGTAATTAGGGGGAAAATTAACAAGAATGAATGATGTgtttaactaataataatttcttgaaaaggTGCGGCTGACTGTGGTAGAAATGATTACACAATCTGTGGCTTAATGTTAATGGGTTAATATGTTGAATGAAAGTGACTTACGTTAATCACGGGTGTGGATCCAAGAACTCTTCCAGAGATTCCATTCAATTTGCATGTGGCCTTTTTTGACTAGTTATACCAATATACCtcaattgtttaatatattgttgtaaaattatttttaataacttatatattaatttcccTTCGTTAGAGAGACGTAACTCACTCACTCTTAATATGCATTGCCACCCAACAACTAATCTTTTGTGTCATTTTGTGCAGAAAAAACGCAAGGGTTTGATCCTGCCGTGTTGGGAAAATTTTAACCCCCattgaatttgatcaaattgaaattaattacatgacaagtataatatactCATTGTGCGAATAGTATACagtttattgaaaataattgtgACAAGTGTGATACATTTATTATGcgattagtttaatttaagaGTGGCAAATGGGCGGGTTGAGTCGTGTTGAAAATGGGTCTAAATAAGCGGGTTGAAAATGGGTCGGGTTGCAAATAGATTTGGTCGGATTGgtataaactattttataatttgaatctaaaagttttaaaatttcacacaatgaaaagaaaaaaaggataatATTTGAACtattgaaaaagataattactatttataatgtaatacgACTAAATTTGTATTACATGTCATTTCTGACTAATGACCACGtacatcaaaattcatttgctaaatcataaagtaaaaaatctaCTAAATATCTAACagaatactatattttattaaaataattcataaaacgTTTCAAATGCTCATTTTAAATGAACACTAAGCTGTGCAAtcaagttttttatatttgctaAGACACAATTTTCATATGTGTGTGAGAGAAAGGGTTTAACGCAATTCAGCCctctgtgatattgcaaatgatcCTCTTATGAAAAAGAATAGCAATTGACTCtcctgtgttttttaaaatgcaacaattttttttttccataggaggtaatttgctcatttacaatatcacatgagactacattgtatttttttcacgAGAGAAAGAgggtagtgtgtgtgtgtgtgagagagagagagtacgTGGATTGAGAAAATAGCgagttcttttaatttttttgttatttgaatttatgggTCGAACACATGTGATGAATGATTTTTTGGTCAATAAGTTTGAATATTGTTGGTTTTTCAGACAAAAAAACATCAGTGTTTTCTTGTGAATTCTTGTTATGGGTGACGGCGAGCCACGGAATGGATAGGAGAAATAGTTTAGTCAAACATGTAGTTGGAGGGAGAGAgggagtgagagagagagagagacgttAGGTCCAGGGGGATGTGTTTTGTATTAAAAACAGATATAGAAAACATAATATAGATCAATTAATTTAGcacaaattcaatttgaattgaaCCTTTCTTGTGGAATGCCTAAAACTATGATAGATTAGGTCCAGGGGGATGTGCTTTGCATTTATCTGGTTTGTTGTTAATTTGACTAGGCTTAAcccttaattaaaataattaattaataaattggtaattgaaaatttgaatttaatataataatgtaattatgtaattatcgttttttgtttataaataattaaaaaaaaaaaaaaagggagagaGGAAAAGGCTACATCTCCATGTGTAGCGGCCCATACTCTTGGGAAAGGTGACTTCGTCGTGAAACTAAAGTTGGAttattcaatttgaaaatttgagcCCTCATTTTGTGAACACAAACAATCCTTGAATTCCTGCTCACAGTTAGGTGATGGATGAGTTGGGAATAGAATAGAATAGAATAGGCAGTCCAAAATCCAATTCCCGGCTTTTGTTTTTACTACATCGGATTCACATGGAATACAAAatgagttttattatatcaagGTCAAAACATCCCTTCTCCTTACACAGACTTGACCCTTTGTTTTCAGACAAGCATCAAGAAAGTAAGCAGCCTTTGTGGGCATGAATTACAgagtaaaattatcaaatagaTTTTTGCCACTCAAGAATAgagtaaattaaatacaatgaAAGCGATGAgaagtttttccttttttgctCACGCTTTGATCCTCAATTTTGCACACTGTAAAATTCGTGTAATATCAACTGTCAGATAAAAAAGAATCCACGGAAGAGACAACTACTAAATCAGAGGTGTTGAGATTTACGGAGTTGTTCCAATAATGATGTAGCCTTCCTCTTGGCTCTCTCTGTGCCGGTTTTCGCAAGTTCTGAAAGAGGTATTGCTGCTCCAAGTCTAGTTAAGCGAGCAATATTTTCGTTATCTCTTCTGCACAAGGAAAGTAAAGTGGCAGCTGCATTCTCTTTGTTTCGAGGCAAACCTGTCCGCAGAAGATCTACCAAGACAGGTATCGTGCTGCCGTTCATGATGGCCAACTTTGCCTCTTGATGGCTTGCAAGAACTGAGAGTATGGTCAGAGCTTCGTCAACCATACAACTGCTTGAATCAGTAAGCATTTTTAACAGTGCAGTAATAATGCCGGCCCTAACAGCTCTTCCCTTGTTTCCCTGATATATACACAGATTGAATAATGCCGTTGCAGCATCTTTCTTCCCTCTTGAGCTCCCATTCTGAAGTAAATCCACCAAAGCAGGTATGGCCCCTGATGcaccaattattattttgttttcatctgCAAGGGACAAGCAAAAGAGGGTTGCTGCAGCATTCTCTTTTGCTTCCATGCTTCCAGCTCTGAGGACTTGAACAATGGAAGGAATTGCATTGGCAAGCATAATGAGTCCCTTGTTATCGTCCAAGATGGAAAGATTGAGAATGGAAGTTACTGCATTGTCTTGAATTTGACCGTCATCAGATGTCAAAAGATTAACTAGGATTGGGATAGCTCCTGCCTCTCCAAGCAAAATTCTGTTATCTGTACTTCTTTTTGACAGTGACCGTATTTCCGCAACTGCAGCCCTACGTTCCTCGATGGACCTGCTTGAGAGTTTACGAACAAGAGCTTCAATAGCTGCTATATCCCCTGTGACATCACGAAACGAGCCATCACTCTTTTTTATCCTCCCATTCATTAGTGCTGTTGGCTGCTCTACATTATTTTTCACACACCAGTGAGATATTAAACTTCTCAAAACGTAATTTGTAGTAAGAGTGAGATGCTGGAGCTTCTGCTGAGTTTTTGGGCATGTCGTGTTGCCACAATCTATCCATCTCTGTATATAAGATCTCTCGTAGGTCTGGAAAAGTCAAAGGAAAGTTAGAAGTGATATACGTTGATGCTGATCATCTTTTGCCTTCTTCATCTAAGACTTTCTCTTAGGAtgcaaaagaacaaaacagCAGAGTGGAATGTAAGTTTTACCTGGCCTGTGGCCACTATAACTGGATCCCTCATGAGTTCAAGAGATATAGGGCAAAGAAAATCATCAGGAATTACAAGAGAATCTGGCTTCTTGTTCTCCTCTTGAGTTTTGCAGGATGGGCTATTGATCTTCTCACTATCAGAATCCTTTGAGACACTAACCTCAGATGATGTGGGTGAGTTCCTTTCACTTTCTTGGTTCTGGACATCGTCTGAAGCATGGTCGACTGACCTACAGCCTTCTGCTAGACATTCCACTTTCTTTGTAACTTCATGATCAATGTTGCCAATATTTTCTACATGCAGGCCTCCCATTAACCTGTTGCTTTGCTGAAATGGATCAATCTCTTTGTCCAGTGGCTGAGATAATGCCCTATATAATACGCCTGAATTCAGAGGCCCACCATATCTTTCAGTGGCACGTCTCAACTGAGCCCGGACTAATTCAATCTGGCGACAAGAGATTACGTCACATGTGAATCCAATCCAAAAAATAGCAGAAAGATGCTAAGAAGAACTAACCTGTTCTTGTACTTCTTCTGATATATCAAACTCATCATAAGGGAAGTTAGACAGTGCTTTCTCCAATTTCCATGTCACacattgaaattgaaaaagaattttctttgtcGCCCCATCcttgaacaaaaaagaaaaggaagtaAAACTTTAGGAAAGGCGGTTTTCAGTCTCAACGTCATTTCAAAGTACATGGGAACATTTTTGATGGATCTATCCCCAATATCAGGTCAATCTAAATGATGGCTATGCAAACAAAGATGGCTGATTATAATCatgtacaataaatatatgatctCCCTGCTCTTCGTAAGGTCAATAGTATGAACCAAAGCTCGCAGTTTCTATGTATTGGCCTTATCCCAAGATAGTCGAGTTTATGTTCTAAATCcagaaaccaaaaaataaaaaatcatattcacAAATGAAAAACTCTGTTCATTACTAACTAAACAAATGCGGCAATGATAATAATGCAGTACTTTGGTCGATGATCTAAAAGACTGCATCGGTCATGGATGGATAAGCAATTTGATGGGTGTACATAAATCAAAGTGTTTAGTCTTCCGGCAAGAAATACGACAGCTGGATTGGCACAAACTGGAAGACAACCAGACATTTTAAGGAACCAAATAAGTGCTGTCTAACCTATTATAGCTCAGGCAGTAATTGGGTCCAAATGCATGTGTGCACATGCCCATGTCAACCTGACAAAAAGCATTACTTTAAACTACATTTTTATCCTCCAATTTAGAAACCAGCTTCTGGAAGCCTGACGTACATTTCATATGATAACATTGTTCTGATTTCAATCAAGGCGCTGGAACTCTCTTAAGGCCCATTTTGGAGGGGTGGATATACAACCAAGTATGAGAATTGCAACCACATATCCTGAAACAGTATCGGAAAAATAATCTCTCTGAACACAAACCTAAACAAGAAGAGAGCTCGCAAATCAGTTCTAGAGACAATCAAGAATTACAGTTTTATTCTCCAAatcaaaagaatcaaatgaaTGCACCGGTGAGCGACTGGGGTATCCATCAACCACCATCATCATTTCGCTTACCATCTATCCGTCGAAATCCAACAGTTTCGAAAATCCAGATTAGATCATAGCCAGCAGAAACCAGCCAATAATACATTCCTAAATATCGACAATCTTAATCAAGAATCCTaccaaaaattcaacattAAATCCTGCAAAATCATTTAAGATTCAATCGAGCacataaaagaacaaaatccCATCTCAGTTCATCTACAAAGGGCATCGCACCCCCCCCAAAAATGTTCAACCCACATACAGATTAAACTCAAGTGATATGAATCATATGCGCAAAAGGAAGGGAAAGAAGACTTTGCATTGTGATAACATACTTACAGAAGAAAACTTGGCACTATCAAAATTGTTAGCAGCAAACACGAGTCTTTTTGCAGCCTGAAGGGCTAGAGTTAGATCAGCGAAGAAGGAACCGGAGAATGAAGACGAGCCCACTTCAGAATTTACTCGAATTTTCTTGGAGTCTCTGATCTCCTCAAGCAAATGAGCTAAAAGGGACACTCTTCTCGCCAGGTCCGTACAGTCCTTCTTGAAAAAACCCGAGAATCCGGCGATGGAGATCCGAACGACGTCTCGGACGAGGCGGAGGGGGGCAGCGGTGACCCCTCCACCCAAGGCCGTGGTGTCTGCGGCGGCCATTTGAGCAAAACAGTGGGAACGGAATTTCTGTTTGCCTTTCTTCTCACAACGACAATGCACTCGACATTGTTGCAATGGGGACAAGACAACCAAATGTGAGCTTATAAGGTTTGATGATGTTATACAGTTGGcaatttttcttaatcaaTCTCTGAATTATagaagaaaatgtaaaattaaataattattcatttgatgaattaattaatattccattttcgattacaattaattgttttaatttttttttcattttaaaaaactaaatatagaGTTCCCAT encodes:
- the LOC105160136 gene encoding uncharacterized protein At1g66480, coding for MGNSLGGKKSAKVMKINGETFKLKTPVRAGSVVESHPGHVLLESEAVKHYGVRAKPLEPQQELKPKRLYFLVELPKFPEEKGARRVRSGIQMSAKDRLESLMLARRSASDLSIMKPASMASEEEKKGGSEGGGGGVRVRMRLPKAEVERLMADSKDGAEVAEKIVSLCMKKGGGEAAAPNVHMHWKGDNGVDFKRGIKPREKRVGFRPITEGEIQVAVAS
- the LOC105160145 gene encoding U-box domain-containing protein 11-like — protein: MAAADTTALGGGVTAAPLRLVRDVVRISIAGFSGFFKKDCTDLARRVSLLAHLLEEIRDSKKIRVNSEVGSSSFSGSFFADLTLALQAAKRLVFAANNFDSAKFSSDGATKKILFQFQCVTWKLEKALSNFPYDEFDISEEVQEQIELVRAQLRRATERYGGPLNSGVLYRALSQPLDKEIDPFQQSNRLMGGLHVENIGNIDHEVTKKVECLAEGCRSVDHASDDVQNQESERNSPTSSEVSVSKDSDSEKINSPSCKTQEENKKPDSLVIPDDFLCPISLELMRDPVIVATGQTYERSYIQRWIDCGNTTCPKTQQKLQHLTLTTNYVLRSLISHWCVKNNVEQPTALMNGRIKKSDGSFRDVTGDIAAIEALVRKLSSRSIEERRAAVAEIRSLSKRSTDNRILLGEAGAIPILVNLLTSDDGQIQDNAVTSILNLSILDDNKGLIMLANAIPSIVQVLRAGSMEAKENAAATLFCLSLADENKIIIGASGAIPALVDLLQNGSSRGKKDAATALFNLCIYQGNKGRAVRAGIITALLKMLTDSSSCMVDEALTILSVLASHQEAKLAIMNGSTIPVLVDLLRTGLPRNKENAAATLLSLCRRDNENIARLTRLGAAIPLSELAKTGTERAKRKATSLLEQLRKSQHL